In Trichlorobacter lovleyi, the DNA window TCCTTCCGAAACGCCTCTTTCTGTTTTTCTTTCAGACGCTCCATCACCTTTTTTTCCTTGGTGGCCTGCACCAGATCCTCACGGCGGTCCTCAAGCACCCGGTCAAGCGCTTCAATCCGGCGCTGTTGTTCCTTCATTTCTTCCCGCTTACGCGCAAAAAAATCAGCATATAGCTGCATCTCATAGATTGAGTTGATCTCCTGTTGACGTTTACTGAACTCTTCCGCCAGTTGGGCCGCCTCAGACTTTTCCTGTTCCAGCTTATCAGCAGCAGCATCCAGGTCCTGCTTGGCCAGGGCGAACTCCTGCTTACGCAATTTCTCCAGCTCAGCCCTGTAGTTAAGAACCGGCTGCAGCTCAAACTGTTTTTTTACAGCCATCCCCTAATCCCCTGCTAACTCTCAAATATCTGCTGAAGCCCGTCAACCGAGTCAGCCAGCGTTGCCGGATCTGCAACGGCCTGCTTCTGGTAGGCAACCATAGCATCGATCTTACGAATTGCCCGGTCAATTCCGGGGTTGCTACCTGCCTTATAGGCACCAATATTGATAAGATCTTCAGACTGACGGTAGGTTGCCATGGTCTCTTTAAACTGCCCAGCCAACTTCCGGTGCCGTTCATCGGCAACATCGGCCATGACCCTGCTCGCACTGGCCATGATATCAATCGGCGGATAGATGTTACGGGCCGCCAGATCCCTTGATAGGACAATATGACCATCGAGGATGCTGCGCATGGCATCAGAGATCGGCTCATTAAAGTCGTCTCCTTCAACCAGTACGGTATAGAGCCCGGTAATACTCCCTTCGGGAAAGTTGCCGGTTCTCTCAAGCAATTTCGGCAGGGCGGCAAAGACTGAAGGGGTGTACCCCTTGGTGGTGGGAGGCTCACCAATGGCAAGACCGACCTCCCGCATCGCCATGGCAAAGCGGGTGGCCGAGTCCATCATCATCAACACTTTTTTGCCTTGGTCCTTGAAATATTCCGCAATGGTTGTTGCCAGATAGGCCCCACGCATCCTGACCAGTGGCGGTTGGTCTGAGGTCGCCACCACTACCACTGATTTTTGCAAGCCCTGTTCCTGCAGGTCTTTTTCAACGAATTCGCGGAGTTCCCGTCCACGTTCACCAATCAGGGCGATCACATTGACATCTGCCTCGGTGTAGCGTGCAATCATGCCCAAGAGGGTTGATTTTCCTACTCCGGAACCGGCCATAATGCCAACCCGCTGTCCCTGGCCACAGGTCAGAAGACCATTGATTGAGCGAATGCCCAGATCCAGCGGGCGCCTGATCGGCGGGCGCTTCATGGGATTTACCGGTGCTGCATAGATCGGGTATTCCTCATCCAGATGCAGCGGACCTTTGTCATCTATCGGATTGCCCAAGCCGTCAATGACCCGCCCCAGCAGGCCGGGCCCCACCATGAGGGTCGCCTTGTCACGTCGCACCGCGATCAGGCTGTCCAGCCCCACCCCGCGCAGGTCTCCCAGCGGCATCAGCAGGGTTTTGTTGTCACGGAACCCCACTACTTCAGCCGGAATCGGGACACCGTCCTTGGGGCGAATCTCACAAATGGCTCCAACCGAGGTATCCGGACAGTACCCCTCAATCACCAAGCCAACAACCTGGGTGACCTTGCCATGCAAGCGGATCGGGTTAACCGACTCCACTGCCCGCAGGTACCTGCCCATATCTATCGTCCTGTTTGACATTATTGCGGCTTACTCCGCAGCTTCCGTTGCTTCACCCGCTGTACGCTCTTCCAACAGGCGCCGGTAGACTTCTTCCAGCTGTGCCTCAAAACTTGCATCCACCGTCCCGCGCCCCGTTTCAACCAGGCAGCTGCCGATCTCCACCGTTGGATCAGGTTTCAGTACAAAGCGGATCGTGGACAATTCATTTTTCAGGGCGTCACTTTTACTGCTGGTCAGCAAGGCGTGGTCATCCGGATGCAAGCGGATAACCAACTCATCCTGTTCATTAAGATCCATCAGCGCCGACTTGATCAGCCGCAGCACGGTCTGGCGATCCTGCGCGACCTCCCGCGCAATAACTTTACGGGCGACAGCAAGCGTCAGCGCCAGCAGGTCATCCTCTGAATCACGCAACACCTTTTCACGTAACAGTTGCAAATCTTCGGCTGCGGTACGCAGCCCCTTGAACACATTCAGCAGGCCACGTTCCGCAAGATTTTTACCATCCTGCAGACCACGTTGATAACTTTCTTCCTGATAGCGCTGCAGATCATCATCGGTAATGTAGCTACCGGGTGGCGGGGGTGGTTCCAGAATGGGTTCTTCTAGCTGAGGCTTTGGTATCAGGCTGCCTTTTTCGCCCAACTCAGATGGATCGAAAAGAGCCAGGGGGGTAAAATCTTCAGATTTTGTGGTAACACGAGCTACAGTCGGCGCACCGCCTTTCAGTATGTTCTGAAAACTGAAGCCGCCGATCTGCAGTTCTTCATCTCCGGCCTTGATGACCTTAGACGAGGACATCTTCGCTGCCCCGTCCACCAAGCACGATTTTGCCCTCTTCCTCCATCTTACGTACAATCTTGATGATCTCTGACTGGGCTTTTTCAACGTCAGAAAGCCGTACCGGCCCCATAACTTCGAGGTCTTCCTTGATCATTTCTGCCGCGCGGCTGGAGATGTTTTTGAATATCTTGTTTTTGACATCATCCGTCGAAGTCTTCATTGCAAGTGTCAGCGTGTCATTGGAAACTTCACGCATAATGGCCTGAATTGAACGGTCGTCCATGGCAAAGACGTCTTCAAAGGTAAAGAGGTGCTTACGGATAACCTCGGCCAGGGGTGGGCTGAGTACATCCAGTTTTTCAAGGATCTGTTTTTCCTTGCTGCGATCAAAGTGGTTAAACATATCAACGACTTTTTCAACACCACCCACCTTGTAGCGCTGAACCCCGCCCATCGATTTGATCTCGCGCTTCATGACCTCATCGATTTCCTGCAGAATCTCCGGCGACACCTGTTCAACATCGGCAATCCGCAACACAACTTCAGCCTGTAACTCCTGCGGCAGGGCAGCGATAATCTCGCTGGTCTGCTTTGACTTGAGCTTGGCCAGGATCACAGCAATTGCCTGGGGATGTTCCTGGGAAAGAAAGTTTGAAATGCTTTTCGGATCCATGGCAGAGAGGATATCCACCAGATCGCCATAGCTGGAGGCCTGGAGTTCTTCCATCAGCATCTGGGCCTTGGCCGGACCAAGCGCCTTTTCCAGTACCTTGCGGACAAACTCGTCACCCTGGGCAAAGATACCCGACTCCGGTGAGATAACCTCATTGAACTCTTCAACAACCTCACCAATGGTCTGCCGGTTCACGTGACCAAGACCGGCCATGCTCTTTGAGATCCTTTTGATCTCTTCATCCTCCATATGCTCATAAACCTTGGCGGTGACATCCGCACCAAGGTAGAGCAGTAGAATTGCAGCTTTATCAGCACCAGTCATGGCGATCATTCCCTCTCATCATGAGCTTTCACCCAACCAGTTTTGCAGGATTTGCGCTACCTGATACGGATTCGTCTTGGCCTTTTCCATCAGCTCCTGCTGTTCTGCCATATGCATGGCCAGCTGTGCCCGTTCGCTGGCTGACATCTTCTCCTGGGCATCCGGCACAATCGCCTCAAGGATATCCGGACGGGCCGGACGGGCGGCGCGCAGCGTGTTCAGCATCGGCTTGACCACGAACAACATCAGCGCAAGGAAGCCCAAGGCAATCAGCAGATTCTTGAAAAGTGTCAAGAAGAACGGGTTCATCCACCATTTGGCACTTTCCGTTGAGCCTGCGGCCTCCCCTGCATCCTGAAACGCAATATTCTGGATACTGATCTGATCGCCCCGTTCCTGATTGAACCCCACGGCCCCCTTGACCAGTGCCTCAATTTTCTGAAGTTCGTCCGGCGAGCGGGGGACGTATTTTGCCTTGCCGGCTGCGCCATCCTTGCCGGGAGCACCGGCCTCATATTTGCCATCTACAAGAATGGCTACCGACACCTTACTGAGAGTGCCTACCGGCTCTATCGTACGCGAGGTTGAACGGCTGACCTCATAGTTCAGGGTTTCATCGTTCTTGCTGCCGCCACCAGCTGCGCCACCAGCACCCGGAGTTGTTCTCCCCAGATTGGTCTGAACTCCCGGCACACCGGTTGAGGCGGCTGAACCTCCCGCCTTTTCTTCACTGCGCTGTTCACTGCGCACGGCAATGGTCTCAGGGTCAAATTTCTCTTCGACCCGCTCCACCTGTTTAAAATCAAACGTCGCCGACACCCTTGCAACAGATTTGCCTCCGCCAACCACACGGTCCAACAAGGTCTGGAGGCGTTCCTCCACGTTGCGCTCATAACCTCGCTGGGTTTCCTGCATTGCGCTGGTGGCCTTGGCGCTGGCGTCAGCCATGCCGTTGCCGCCCTTGCTCAGGATTTTGCCGCGGCTGTCAAGCACGGTTACGTTATCTGCATTCATCCCCTCAATCGAAGATGAGACAAGATGCACAACGCCCTGCACCTCACTGTCACGAAGGTTCTTATTTCCTTTCATCTTCAGCACAACCGACGCTGTAGGCGGCTTTTCAGCCTCCTTGAACAGGGTCTTTTCCGGAATAACCAGATGGACACGGGCCTGCTCAACCCCGCTGATCTGCGTAATGGTACGAGCCAGTTCCCCCTGTAGCGCCCGTTGATAGTTCAGCTTTTGCACAAATTCGGTCATACCGAAATTTTTTCGGTCAAAGATCTCAAATCCGACTCCGCCACCCTGGGGCAGACCTTCCGACGCAAGCGAAAGCCGAAGCTCGTAGACTTTGTCGGCGGGGACCATGATCCCCTTGCCATCAGGGGTAATCTGGTACGATGTCTTGGCCTCTTTCAACTTTTTGACAATCTCTCCAGCGTCCTCACTGGCCAGATTGGTAAACAACGGACGGTAGTCCGTCCGGTTGGCAAGCATGATCAGCAGCGCAAACGAAAGAAGGCAAGCCAGCACCACGCCGCCAACCAGCAAACGCTTACCGGGGGACAACGCCATAAACGGCTCAATAATTCGCTTTAATCCTTCAGGCATGGCTATTCACACCTCTGTTGTAAAAAAATACCATGGCTAGACCGGCATCCTCATCACTTCCTGATACGCCTCCAGTGCCTTGTTGCGCACCTGCGACATAAACAGAAACGACACACTGGCTTTTTCCACCGCAATCATGGTTTCATGCAGGTTACGGTTTTCGCCGGTTGCAAGCTTCTGAATTGCCTGATCAGACTGCTGCGACAGATCATTCACCTTGCCCACCAGTTCTTTGAAGAATTTGCCGGCCCCATCTGCCACTGAGGTCGCGGATGTATTTTTTTCAAGCGGAAAGGCCGCAGACATGCCAACACCACTGATACCCTTAATTTCCATAACCTAGACTCCTATTTGCTGATTTCAAGTGTCTTAAGCGCCATATTTTTGGCTGCCTGGGCAGACATGACATTTGCCTCATAGACCCGTGTCGCCGTGATCATATCGGCCATCTCTTCCACCACATTCACGTTAGGGAGGGCTACATATCCCTGAGGATTGGCATCAGGATGCGCAGGGTCATACTGCATACGGGGCGCGCTCTGGTCCTCAACAATCTCAACCACATTAACCTCACGGACATGCCTGTCGGCAGCGCCACCAAGCGCCTTTCCAAAGGCATCAAGTGGAGCTGTAGCGGCAAAAACAGCATCCTTGCGCTTATACGGCCCCCCTTCAGGCGTACGGGTGGTATTAACATTAGCCAGGTTACTGGATATGAGGTTCATTCTGGTGCGCTCAGCCGTAAGCGCCGATGAACTGGTATTCATTGCGGTAAAAAGGTCCATTATTTACCCTCCCTCAAGGCGGTACGTAACCCTTCAAACTTTTTTGCCAGCAGCTGAACCGAAGCATTAAACAGCACCTGGTTCTGCATCATCCGGCTCATTTCATTTTCCATCTCGACCGAATTGCCGTCGCGCCCTGGGGTCTTGGCCGGCGTTTCAACGACGGTTCCACGCACCTGGCTGATCTGCTCACCACCGCCACGCAAAGGAATATGTGCGGGATGCGTCGTTGCTCCGGAGAATTGCGAGCCCCCTCCGCGGGTCGTCGATTTCTTGACGGCAGATTGCAACTGCTGCTCAAACTCCAGACTTTTAGGGGTATATCCAGGAGTCTCCGCATTGGCGATATTGGATGAAATCAGATTTTGATTGCGTGTACGCAGATCAATACTCTTACCCAATACATCTATGGTTGTATTAAACAATCCCTCGACAGGCACGGCGAATCCCCCCTCCTGCGCTCAGCAGAATGCAGACCTTACAAAACTTTGCAATTTCTGTGCCTTACAATATGCACGCATAAACCAGGCAAAATCAGGGGAGTTGTGGGCGAATGTGCCCTGAAACGACAAAGACAAGTGTCGTTATTTTGACAAATACATTTTTTTGACGCTATTTTTTCTTTGACGGGGCAACAGCGGGGCGGGAAAGTTTATCATCTTCAAGGGCCTGACGGGCAAGACGCTGCCAATCCGGGTCTCTACCTTCATTGAGTACACGTTCGAACAGGGCACGTGCCTGCTGGCTGCGGCCGTCCAACGCGGCCAGCTCACCAAGTTTGTAAAGGAACTGTTCCTTACGCTCTTTGGAAGCCGCCTTCAAACCGGCTTCCAAGAGCACGGCAGCCGCCTTGCGTTCTCCGAGCACTTGACGGGAGCTTGCTGCAATATAATAGGCATCCCCGACCAGCACAGGAACCTCTTTCATATCTTTGACAGCATACAGATAGAGTTCCATTGCCTGGGCAGAGCGGGCATACTCCTTGTTATCCCAGAGGGCCCGGCCTAAATAATAATAACTGACCGGGAAAGTTGCCGATTCCTGTTTATTCAGGAGCCAGGAAAGACCGACCCGGACAGCCGGCAGCTCATGCGCGGCAAACTGAATCGCCCCCAGTCTTTCATGGGCCCAGCGTGTCTGGGCATGGGCGGGATTACGCAGCAAAAACCCCTGAAGCACCCTGCGGGCCATCAGGGTATCACCCAGCAGCTCTGCCTGGTCAGCGACCTGCAGCGTTAGATAGGGGATGTTATCCGCGCCTACCCACGGCCGCTCCAGTAACCCGCTATACAGCGCTATCAGATCAAGGGGCCGTCCAGCTTTTTCAAACGCCCCGGATACCGCGGGTAAAAAAACAGGATTTTTTACTGCCGTGGCCAGATACTCTTGATTATCCGTTACCAGCCGGATCAATCCAGCCGGATTTTT includes these proteins:
- the fliJ gene encoding flagellar export protein FliJ, which codes for MAVKKQFELQPVLNYRAELEKLRKQEFALAKQDLDAAADKLEQEKSEAAQLAEEFSKRQQEINSIYEMQLYADFFARKREEMKEQQRRIEALDRVLEDRREDLVQATKEKKVMERLKEKQKEAFRKEQAYKEGLLLDEIATQKKGQE
- a CDS encoding FliI/YscN family ATPase: MSNRTIDMGRYLRAVESVNPIRLHGKVTQVVGLVIEGYCPDTSVGAICEIRPKDGVPIPAEVVGFRDNKTLLMPLGDLRGVGLDSLIAVRRDKATLMVGPGLLGRVIDGLGNPIDDKGPLHLDEEYPIYAAPVNPMKRPPIRRPLDLGIRSINGLLTCGQGQRVGIMAGSGVGKSTLLGMIARYTEADVNVIALIGERGRELREFVEKDLQEQGLQKSVVVVATSDQPPLVRMRGAYLATTIAEYFKDQGKKVLMMMDSATRFAMAMREVGLAIGEPPTTKGYTPSVFAALPKLLERTGNFPEGSITGLYTVLVEGDDFNEPISDAMRSILDGHIVLSRDLAARNIYPPIDIMASASRVMADVADERHRKLAGQFKETMATYRQSEDLINIGAYKAGSNPGIDRAIRKIDAMVAYQKQAVADPATLADSVDGLQQIFES
- a CDS encoding FliH/SctL family protein, coding for MSSSKVIKAGDEELQIGGFSFQNILKGGAPTVARVTTKSEDFTPLALFDPSELGEKGSLIPKPQLEEPILEPPPPPGSYITDDDLQRYQEESYQRGLQDGKNLAERGLLNVFKGLRTAAEDLQLLREKVLRDSEDDLLALTLAVARKVIAREVAQDRQTVLRLIKSALMDLNEQDELVIRLHPDDHALLTSSKSDALKNELSTIRFVLKPDPTVEIGSCLVETGRGTVDASFEAQLEEVYRRLLEERTAGEATEAAE
- the fliG gene encoding flagellar motor switch protein FliG — translated: MTGADKAAILLLYLGADVTAKVYEHMEDEEIKRISKSMAGLGHVNRQTIGEVVEEFNEVISPESGIFAQGDEFVRKVLEKALGPAKAQMLMEELQASSYGDLVDILSAMDPKSISNFLSQEHPQAIAVILAKLKSKQTSEIIAALPQELQAEVVLRIADVEQVSPEILQEIDEVMKREIKSMGGVQRYKVGGVEKVVDMFNHFDRSKEKQILEKLDVLSPPLAEVIRKHLFTFEDVFAMDDRSIQAIMREVSNDTLTLAMKTSTDDVKNKIFKNISSRAAEMIKEDLEVMGPVRLSDVEKAQSEIIKIVRKMEEEGKIVLGGRGSEDVLV
- the fliF gene encoding flagellar basal-body MS-ring/collar protein FliF, whose translation is MPEGLKRIIEPFMALSPGKRLLVGGVVLACLLSFALLIMLANRTDYRPLFTNLASEDAGEIVKKLKEAKTSYQITPDGKGIMVPADKVYELRLSLASEGLPQGGGVGFEIFDRKNFGMTEFVQKLNYQRALQGELARTITQISGVEQARVHLVIPEKTLFKEAEKPPTASVVLKMKGNKNLRDSEVQGVVHLVSSSIEGMNADNVTVLDSRGKILSKGGNGMADASAKATSAMQETQRGYERNVEERLQTLLDRVVGGGKSVARVSATFDFKQVERVEEKFDPETIAVRSEQRSEEKAGGSAASTGVPGVQTNLGRTTPGAGGAAGGGSKNDETLNYEVSRSTSRTIEPVGTLSKVSVAILVDGKYEAGAPGKDGAAGKAKYVPRSPDELQKIEALVKGAVGFNQERGDQISIQNIAFQDAGEAAGSTESAKWWMNPFFLTLFKNLLIALGFLALMLFVVKPMLNTLRAARPARPDILEAIVPDAQEKMSASERAQLAMHMAEQQELMEKAKTNPYQVAQILQNWLGESS
- the fliE gene encoding flagellar hook-basal body complex protein FliE — its product is MEIKGISGVGMSAAFPLEKNTSATSVADGAGKFFKELVGKVNDLSQQSDQAIQKLATGENRNLHETMIAVEKASVSFLFMSQVRNKALEAYQEVMRMPV
- the flgC gene encoding flagellar basal body rod protein FlgC, which codes for MDLFTAMNTSSSALTAERTRMNLISSNLANVNTTRTPEGGPYKRKDAVFAATAPLDAFGKALGGAADRHVREVNVVEIVEDQSAPRMQYDPAHPDANPQGYVALPNVNVVEEMADMITATRVYEANVMSAQAAKNMALKTLEISK
- the flgB gene encoding flagellar basal body rod protein FlgB; translation: MPVEGLFNTTIDVLGKSIDLRTRNQNLISSNIANAETPGYTPKSLEFEQQLQSAVKKSTTRGGGSQFSGATTHPAHIPLRGGGEQISQVRGTVVETPAKTPGRDGNSVEMENEMSRMMQNQVLFNASVQLLAKKFEGLRTALREGK